In the Sus scrofa isolate TJ Tabasco breed Duroc chromosome 7, Sscrofa11.1, whole genome shotgun sequence genome, one interval contains:
- the LOC100525409 gene encoding disintegrin and metalloproteinase domain-containing protein 20-like, giving the protein MGPASAQAQLRGDPCLPLLWLFLGPICCSYAPPGWRFTASEIVIPRKVSHRVSTAEIQGQLSYKIRFGGQRHVVHMRVKKSLLPRHFPVITDNDQGAMQEDYPFVPRDCYYYGYLEGVPGSMGTLDTCHGGLRGMLQVDDFTYEIKPLEASSKFEHVISLLVTQKTPGEDEKCKIGGEDTNQADEEALLAEMPRAGPVYMWWPHRKYIKLLYTVAHSYFLLNPNQTSVIENVVIMNNILHSIYFQAGFDICIRVLCIWNAGERINFDNVPNGGAAVSDFGLWKMYRWYYSIPHDTAVLLTGHRFGNDTYFGSHSGICNPNWGASFVCVGNNHIFLASTLAAHALGHVMGCTHDVPGCRCFRRDKCVMAPETGLLDMLSNCSYVTLHEVVHRWDPCLSEANVPYDNFPYVANRCGDKKLDAREECDCGTMKDCAEDPCCENSCILTLGSTCSEGSCCVGCNYAQPGRMCRDVLGICDLPEYCTGLTHTCPDDSYIQDGTPCSPLAVCVKGNCSDRNMQCQALFGVKVKEAAPICYSTLNMRGDRFGNCGVRVVEGGGKPVKCEEDDIMCGMLHCANVQKIPAGGAHTTFRHIVVHDVTPKTCFGFDAHFGTLTPQLGLVVDGASCGPGQFCKDQNCTFYPDLNFSCDVSTCNFRGVCNNRRHCHCQQGWKPPNCDVEGGGGSVDSGPPPDKRKETRAKIRTNVKIELALVLARFALLFVSCIIGSLFYLKEIVDQRYEETASEKS; this is encoded by the coding sequence ATGGGACCTGCTTCTGCCCAGGCCCAGCTGCGAGGTGATCCCTGCTTGCCTCTGCTCTGGTTATTCCTGGGCCCGATCTGTTGCTCCTATGCGCCACCAGGATGGCGCTTCACTGCCTCTGAAATTGTGATCCCCAGGAAGGTGTCCCACAGAGTGAGTACAGCTGAGATACAAGGCCAGCTCTCCTACAAGATTCGCTTCGGTGGCCAAAGACATGTGGTTCACATGAGAGTCAAGAAAAGCTTGCTGCCCAGACATTTCCCTGTCATCACCGACAATGACCAAGGCGCCATGCAGGAGGACTACCCCTTTGTCCCTCGAGACTGTTACTACTATGGCTACCTGGAAGGGGTTCCTGGGTCCATGGGCACACTGGACACCTGCCATGGGGGTCTGCGTGGCATGCTCCAGGTGGACGACTTCACTTACGAAATCAAACCCCTGGAAGCGTCTTCCAAATTTGAGCATGTGATTTCTCTGCTTGTGACACAAAAAACACCAGGAGAGGATGAAAAATGTAAGATTGGAGGGGAAGATACAAATCAAGCAGATGAGGAGGCCTTGCTTGCTGAGATGCCTAGAGCAGGACCTGTGTATATGTGGTGGCcacatagaaaatacataaaacttcTCTATACAGTTGCCCACTCATATTTTCTTCTCAACCCAAATCAAACAAGTGTAATAGAGAATGTCGTGATTATGAACAACATATTGCATAGTATTTACTTCCAGGCtggatttgatatttgtatacgcGTTTTGTGCATATGGAATGCCGGGGAAAGAATTAATTTTGACAATGTACCCAATGGCGGAGCTGCAGTTAGTGACTTTGGTTTATGGAAAATGTATCGTTGGTATTATTCAATTCCTCATGACACTGCAGTGCTTTTAACAGGACATCGATTCGGTAATGACACGTATTTTGGAAGCCACTCAGGAATATGCAACCCCAATTGGGGTGCATCATTTGTATGTGTTGGGAATAATCACATATTTTTAGCTTCAACTCTTGCAGCACATGCACTAGGTCATGTTATGGGCTGTACACATGATGTACCAGGTTGTCGTTGTTTTCGAAGAGATAAATGTGTCATGGCTCCCGAGACTGGTCTTCTGGATATGCTAAGTAATTGTTCGTATGTGACACTGCATGAAGTGGTACATAGATGGGATCCTTGTTTGAGTGAAGCAAATGTACCATATGATAATTTTCCTTATGTAGCTAATCGTTGTGGTGACAAGAAGTTAGATGCGAGGGAGGAATGTGACTGTGGCACCATGAAGGACTGTGCTGAAGACCCGTGTTGTGAGAACAGTTGCATCCTCACGCTCGGCAGTACATGCAGCGAAGGATCTTGCTGTGTTGGATGTAATTATGCTCAGCCTGGAAGAATGTGCAGAGATGTTCTTGGTATTTGTGATCTTCCAGAATACTGCACTGGACTAACACACACTTGTCCAGATGACTCTTATATCCAGGATGGAACCCCTTGTTCACCACTGGCTGTTTGTGTGAAGGGAAACTGTAGTGACCGTAACATGCAGTGCCAAGCCCTCTTTGGCGTCAAAGTAAAAGAGGCTGCACCGATATGCTATAGTACATTGAATATGAGAGGCGATCGATTTGGAAACTGTGGGGTGAGGGTGGTCGAAGGAGGAGGAAAACCTGTAAAATGTGAAGAAGATGATATCATGTGTGGAATGCTGCACTGTGCTAATGTGCAGAAAATTCCTGCCGGCGGGGCGCATACTACATTTCGTCATATAGTAGTACACGATGTTACACCAAAAACCTGCTTTGGGTTTGATGCCCACTTTGGGACACTCACACCACAATTGGGTCTTGTAGTTGATGGTGCATCATGTGGCCCAGGACAATTCTGCAAGGACCAAAACTGTACCTTTTATCCAGACTTGAACTTTAGCTGTGACGTTAGCACATGCAATTTCAGAGGTGTCTGCAACAACAGAAGACACTGTCACTGTCAGCAAGGTTGGAAACCACCAAACTGTGATGTTGAAGGAGGCGGCGGGAGTGTAGATAGTGGCCCACCAcctgacaaaagaaaagagactcGAGCCAAAATAAGAACGAATGTAAAAATCGAACTAGCTCTCGTACTTGCTCGTTTTGCCCTTCTTTTCGTTTCATGTATTATTGGTAGCCTTTTCTACCTGAAAGAAATTGTAGATCAGAGGTATGAGGAAACAGCTTCTGAAAAGTCGTAA